The following DNA comes from Sphingopyxis sp. BSN-002.
GCCCGAAGGCGCGGGCCGATCGCCCCTTTATGCGCCGGGTCTTCCTAGAACGGGACCCAGTTCTGCTTCTTGCGGAACTTCATATAACCGACGTTCGCGCCGAGCCGCGCGCCTACGCCGACGCGGATCGGGATCAGCACGACGTCGCCGCGGCGGAGATAGGAGGCATTGAAGCCGCCGATCAGATAGGCCGCGCCTTCGCCAGCAGGGTAGCGCTTGTAGAGGTCGTTGGTGTCGAACAGGTTGTAGACGAGGACGAAGGTGTTGCCGGCATTGGCGCCTGCGTCGAAGCCGACCGAGGGGCCGGTCCAGTATGCGGGCATCTCGCCTTCGACCTTGTGGAACAATGTTCCCGAGCCGTAGCGCACGCCGAGGACGAGCGCCCCGCCGGCTTCGCGGCCGACGATATAGGCATTGGGCTCGCCCTGCTTCTTGAGGATGTCTTCGATCAGTCCGGCGAGACCTTGCGCACCCTTGCCGAACACACCCTCGGCAGCGCCGATCAGGTCGTCCTTCTTGTATGTGGTACCCGGCGGGGCGGTATTGGCGACCGTGTCGGTCGACGTCGCAGTCGCACCGGTATCGGGGGTCGTCGAATATTGCTGGTCGCCGGTGGCAAGGTCGCTGTCGAGCGTCGAATCGCTGCTTGCGGGGGGCGGGGGCGGCACGGGCGCCGGATTGTCGAGATCGGAGTCGATCGCGGTGTTCGGATCGACCGAGGTCATTTGCGCGCTCGCGGCGACGGGCGAGAAGATCAGGCCGAACGACGCAAAGGCCGTTACGGCGAAGGTGGTGAGCGTCTTGCGCATATTTCCCCCAAATTGGTCGGCGCAACGCGCGCCACGCGGGTTAACCATGACTCCTTCCATGAATCGCGGGCAATGAACGGGCGATGACCTGAGTCGATTTTGCGCCAGACCGAATCATTTTCGCCGCGAATGACGCAAAAGAAGGTCAAACGGGGGCAATGTTTGGCGTTGCGGGGCGCGAAACGCATGGCTATAGCGACCCGCCTAAGGCCAGCCCGTCGTTAGCGCGATGGACCATGCGGAGACGTGGGTGAGTGGCTGAAACCAACGGTTTGCTAAACCGTCGTACTGGTAAATCCGGTACCGAGGGTTCGAATCCCTCCGTCTCCGCCACCTTCTTTCCCTCTCGCACCCTTTTCCCGCGACGGGTTGCGGCGCGCCCGCGCCACGCGCCCGGCCGACGAAGGATCAATGATGGAACGCGATTCGGAAACAACCGCTCTCGGGCTCGATTTCGGGACGACGAACACCGTCGTGGCGCTCGCCGATCGCGCGGGGGAAACCGAACTCGTCGAATTCGGCGTGGGCGGGGCCGCTGGCGCCGTGTTCCGCTCGGCGCTGTGCTTCTGGGAGGAAGAGCGCGCATGGCAGGGCATTGCGCACGAGGCCGGCCCGTGGGCGATCGATGAGTATCTCCAGTCGCCGCTCGACAGCCGTTTCGTCCAGTCCTTCAAGAGCGTCGCCGCGAGCCCTCTGTTCGAGCGGGCGCTGATCTTCAACAGGCCCTATCGTTTCGAGGATCTCGGCCGTCTTTTCCTGCAAAAGCTGGTCGGGCATGCCGGAGGGATGCTGGACCGCCTTCCGCGACGGATCGTCGTCGGGAGGCCGGTCGAATATGCGGGCGCGCGCGCCGATCCCGCGCTTGCGCGCCAGCGCTACGACCTGATGTTCGAGGCATTCGGTACAGAGCTCTATTATGTGTTCGAGCCGCTCGGTGCTGCGCACAGCTATGCATCGCGCCTGTCGGCGCCGGCGACGATCCTGGTTGCCGACTTCGGCGGCGGGACAACCGACTTCTCGGTCGTGCGGATCGCCGAGCCCGGTGCGGCTCGCCGCTGTGTGCCGCTGGCCTCGTCGGGCATCGCGATAGCGGGCGACCAGTTCGACTATCGCATCGTCGACCGGCTGGTGCTGCCGCTGCTCGGCAAGGGAAGCCAATATCGCTCGTTCGAGAAGATACTCGAAATCCCCGGCGGCTATTTTTCCGAATTCGGCAACTGGTCGCGCCTCGCACTGATGCGCAACCGCCGCACGCTCGACGAGCTGCGGCGATTGCAGCGCGATGCGCTGCACCCTGAACGGATCGAGCGGATGATCGGGCTGATCGAGCATGAACAGGGTTTTCCGCTCTATGATGCCGTGGGCCGGCTCAAGCGCGCGCTTTCGGATGGCGAGGCAGCGGAATTTGCGTTTGAGGGCGGCGGTGTCGAAATCCGGGCCGAGGTGAGGCGCGCCGATTTCGAGGGCTGGATCGCAGACGACCTCGGCCGC
Coding sequences within:
- a CDS encoding DUF1134 domain-containing protein, which produces MRKTLTTFAVTAFASFGLIFSPVAASAQMTSVDPNTAIDSDLDNPAPVPPPPPASSDSTLDSDLATGDQQYSTTPDTGATATSTDTVANTAPPGTTYKKDDLIGAAEGVFGKGAQGLAGLIEDILKKQGEPNAYIVGREAGGALVLGVRYGSGTLFHKVEGEMPAYWTGPSVGFDAGANAGNTFVLVYNLFDTNDLYKRYPAGEGAAYLIGGFNASYLRRGDVVLIPIRVGVGARLGANVGYMKFRKKQNWVPF
- a CDS encoding Hsp70 family protein, which codes for MERDSETTALGLDFGTTNTVVALADRAGETELVEFGVGGAAGAVFRSALCFWEEERAWQGIAHEAGPWAIDEYLQSPLDSRFVQSFKSVAASPLFERALIFNRPYRFEDLGRLFLQKLVGHAGGMLDRLPRRIVVGRPVEYAGARADPALARQRYDLMFEAFGTELYYVFEPLGAAHSYASRLSAPATILVADFGGGTTDFSVVRIAEPGAARRCVPLASSGIAIAGDQFDYRIVDRLVLPLLGKGSQYRSFEKILEIPGGYFSEFGNWSRLALMRNRRTLDELRRLQRDALHPERIERMIGLIEHEQGFPLYDAVGRLKRALSDGEAAEFAFEGGGVEIRAEVRRADFEGWIADDLGRIESAMDNALARAGIPTGEVDRVFLTGGSSLIPAIRAIFDRRFGSGRIATGGELTSIAHGLALIGGEENPAEWAS